A window from Theobroma cacao cultivar B97-61/B2 chromosome 3, Criollo_cocoa_genome_V2, whole genome shotgun sequence encodes these proteins:
- the LOC18605959 gene encoding protein IQ-DOMAIN 1 translates to MGKKTATSWLSIVKKALSSPAKDNEKKSSRRRDECGQEEEEKKREKRRWLFRRPSNINHVQQCEAKTTTEATRSTTVPVNPALDIADQRHAIAVAAATAAAAEAAVATAQAAVEIVRLSSKPSNYTNVTEHYAAIVIQTAFRRYLARRALRALKGLVKLQALVRGHNVRRQAKLALKCMQSLVRVQDRVLDQQRARLSHEGYRNSMFAETNALWESRYLQDIRSRKSMSRDMSCTTDEWDDRPQTSEEIEAILQNKKQAALKREKALAYAFSNQVWRYGRNPSAGDEKELEERTKWLDRWMATKRWESNSRVSTDIRDSIKTVEIDTYKPQSYSSPTIRKSQYQNHKQFPTSHSVASPLDREHHNFSLNQFPATPSPCKTKPLQVRSASPRCLKEEKCYYSAANTPSLASTYCTHNGISRYGNAAATVPNYMATTESAKAKARSQSTPKQRPSTPERERGGSLAKKRLSYPAPESHVGIGRSSFSQNLRSPSFKSAFEGHYGMEKESFFSSYHTESFGGEISPCSTTELRWLK, encoded by the exons ATGGGAAAGAAAACCGCTACCTCGTGGCTGTCAATAGTGAAAAAGGCCCTCAGCTCACCAGCTAAAGATAATGAGAAAAAGAGTAGCAGAAGAAGAGACGAATGTGGCcaggaagaggaagaaaag AAGAGGGAGAAGAGAAGATGGCTCTTTAGAAGGCCTAGTAATATCAATCATGTCCAACAATGCGAAGCAAAGACAACAACAGAAGCTACCCGCAGTACTACTGTACCTGTGAATCCTGCATTGGATATTGCAGATCAAAGGCACGCAATTGCGGTTGCAGCAGCCACTGCAGCAGCAGCTGAAGCTGCTGTGGCAACAGCTCAAGCAGCTGTTGAGATCGTTAGGCTTAGTTCCAAACCTTCCAATTATACTAACGTTACAGAACACTATGCTGCTATTGTCATTCAAACAGCTTTTAGACGCTACCTA GCAAGGAGAGCATTGCGTGCACTGAAGGGGCTAGTGAAGCTCCAAGCTTTAGTGCGAGGACACAATGTCAGACGGCAAGCGAAGTTGGCACTAAAATGCATGCAATCTTTGGTCCGAGTACAAGACCGAGTGCTCGATCAACAGCGTGCAAGGCTTTCACATGAAGGGTACAGAAATTCTATGTTCGCTGAAACCAATGCCTTGTGGGAGTCTAGATATTTGCAAGATATTCGTAGTAGAAAGTCCATG TCCAGAGATATGAGTTGTACAACGGATGAGTGGGACGACAGGCCACAGACAAGCGAAGAGATCGAAGCAATATTGCAAAACAAGAAGCAAGCTGCATTAAAACGTGAAAAAGCCCTTGCTTATGCTTTCTCTAACCAG GTATGGAGATATGGAAGAAACCCATCTGCGGGAGATGAAAAGGAGCTAGAGGAGAGAACAAAATGGCTTGATAGGTGGATGGCCACAAAGCGATGGGAAAGCAACAGTAGGGTATCAACTGATATAAGAGACTCTATAAAAACAGTAGAAATTGATACTTATAAGCCACAGTCCTACTCTTCTCCAACAATCAGAAAATCCCAGTATCAAAATCACAAACAATTTCCCACTTCACACTCTGTTGCTTCTCCACTGGACAGAGAACACCACAATTTCTCTCTTAACCAATTTCCAGCCACACCTTCTCCTTGCAAAACAAAGCCTTTGCAAGTGCGTTCAGCCAGCCCTCGGTGCCTTAAAGAAGAGAAATGCTACTACTCAGCGGCAAACACTCCTAGCTTGGCCTCCACATATTGCACACATAATGGAATATCTCGGTACGGCAACGCAGCTGCCACGGTGCCCAATTATATGGCCACTACTGAGTCTGCAAAAGCCAAGGCAAGGTCCCAAAGTACACCAAAACAAAGGCCATCAACTCCTGAGAGGGAACGAGGTGGATCTTTAGCTAAGAAGAGACTTTCTTATCCAGCTCCTGAAAGTCATGTTGGCATTGGACGTAGTAGCTTTAGCCAGAACTTGAGAAGCCCCAGCTTCAAGAGTGCATTTGAGGGGCACTACGGCATGGAGAAAGAATCATTCTTCTCTTCCTATCATACAGAGAGTTTTGGGGGTGAAATTTCTCCATGTTCGACTACTGAGCTAAGGTGGTTGAAATGA